The following are encoded together in the Tripterygium wilfordii isolate XIE 37 chromosome 3, ASM1340144v1, whole genome shotgun sequence genome:
- the LOC119995038 gene encoding DEAD-box ATP-dependent RNA helicase 37-like — translation MRTSWADSVANSASENAATGSSQSNGPSRPTRSTYVPPHLRNRPSADSVAPLAANDRFGYSAPVGGSRWAGGSSGYAGRPGYGTGSRNGGGWNGRNDGWDRSRDREVNPFGDDDDVEQAPDEQVNTGINFDAYEDIPVETSGDNVPLPVNTFAEIDLGEALNQNIQRCKYVKPTPVQRHAIPISLGGRDLMACAQTGSGKTAAFCFPIISGIMRGQFLQRPRGARIVCPLALILSPTRELSCQIHDEAKKFSYQTGVKVVVVYGGAPINQQLRELERGVDILVATPGRLVDLLERARVSLQMIRYLALDEADRMLDMGFEPQIRKIVEQMDMPPPGTRQTMLFSATFPKEIQRLASDFLSKYIFLAVGRVGSSTDLIVQRVEFVHESDKRSHLMDLLHAQKENGSHGKQFLTLVFVETKKGADSLEQWLCMNGFPATTIHGDRTQQEREMALRSFKSGRTPILVATDVAARGLDIPHVAHVVNFDLPNDIDDYVHRIGRTGRAGKSGLATAFFNDSNLSLARPLADLMQEANQEVPEWLTRYASRASYGGGKNRRSGAGRFGGRDFRREGSFNRGTDHYGGGNNGGGYGVPGGYGGGGYASGVTSAWD, via the exons ATGAGAACTTCATGGGCGGATTCTGTTGCTAACTCTGCATCTGAGAATGCAGCCACTGGTTCCTCACAAAGTAATGGCCCGTCTCGACCTACTCGTTCTACTTATGTTCCCCCACACCTTCGTAACAGGCCTTCAGCAGATTCTGTGGCTCCTTTGGCAGCCAATGACCGGTTTGGTTACAGTGCACCTGTTGGTGGGTCACGTTGGGCTGGTGGCTCTAGTGGTTATGCCGGGCGTCCAGGATATGGTACAGGAAGTCGTAATGGTGGTGGTTGGAATGGTAGAAATGATGGGTGGGACCGCAGTAGAGATCGTGAGGTGAACCCatttggtgatgatgatgatgtggagCAAGCCCCTGATGAGCAAGTGAACACgggcattaattttgatgcATACGAGGATATTCCAGTTGAGACAAGTGGTGATAATGTGCCCCTTCCTGTCAATACATTTGCGGAGATAGATTTGGGGGAGGCATTGAATCAAAATATTCAGAGGTGTAAGTATGTGAAACCGACTCCTGTTCAGCGTCATGCAATTCCAATATCACTTGGTGGCCGTGATTTGATGGCTTGTGCCCAGACGGGATCAGGGAAGACTGCCGCTTTCTGTTTTCCAATTATAAGTGGAATAATGCGGGGGCAGTTTCTGCAGAGACCTCGTGGAGCACGGATTGTGTGCCCGCTTGCCCTTATTCTCTCCCCTACAAGAGAGCTCTCATGTCAG ATACATGATGAAGCAAAAAAGTTTTCCTATCAAACTGGCGTCAAGGTGGTAGTTGTTTATGGAGGGGCGCCAATCAACCAGCAG TTGCGAGAGCTTGAAAGAGGAGTCGACATTCTTGTAGCAACTCCTGGACGATTGGTGGATTTGCTTGAGCGGGCTAGAGTGTCATTGCAGATGATCAGATATTTGGCTCTTGATGAGGCAGATCGGATGCTGGATATGGGTTTTGAGCCTCAAATTAGAAAGATAGTGGAACAAATGGACATGCCTCCACCTGGTACGAGACAGACAATGCTATTCAGTGCGACATTTCCAAAGGAGATACAG AGACTTGCATCTGATTTTCTTTCAAAGTACATATTCTTGGCTGTCGGAAGAGTTGGTTCGAGCACTGACTTAATTGTTCAGAGAGTTGAATTTGTTCATGAGTCTGACAAAAGAAGCCATCTGATGGACCTTCTTCATGCACAGAAGGAAAATGGATCTCACGGCAAG CAATTTTTGACATTGGTTTTTGTGGAGACAAAAAAGGGAGCTGACTCATTGGAACAGTGGTTGTGCATGAATGGGTTTCCTGCAACAACTATTCATGGTGATAGAACACAGCAG GAAAGAGAAATGGCATTACGCTCATTTAAGAGTGGAAGGACACCAATTTTGGTAGCCACAGATGTTGCAGCACGTGGTCTTGATATCCCCCATGTAGCTCATGTTGTTAACTTTGATCTCCCCAACGATATCGATGATTATGTTCACCGGATAGGACGAACAGGGCGAGCTGGAAAATCGGGATTGGCCACAGCCTTCTTCAACGACAGTAATTTGTCATTGGCAAGGCCACTGGCTGATCTAATGCAAGAAGCAAACCAGGAGGTACCCGAATGGCTTACTCGTTATGCATCTCGGGCCTCATATGGTGGTGGTAAGAATCGAAGGTCTGGTGCAGGCCGTTTTGGTGGCCGTGACTTTAGGAGGGAGGGCTCTTTCAATCGGGGGACAGATCACTATGGCGGAGGGAACAATGGTGGTGGATATGGAGTTCCTGGTGGTTATGGTGGTGGGGGTTATGCTTCAGGTGTGACCAGTGCTTGGGATTAG
- the LOC119984390 gene encoding protein WHAT'S THIS FACTOR 9, mitochondrial: protein MKFRAHNRSLYSKLKLLVSHNIASPLTHRSQQYSSIAKVRLKWVKNRSLDHVIDTETDLKAACLLKDAIKRSPTGYLTAKSFADWQKLLGLTVPVLRFMRRYPTLYKEFPHAQYANLPCFGLTDTALLLDSHEQSIHQNYANDTVERLCRVLMMMRNRTVPLKSLHPLKWDLGLPDNFEKNFVPKYPDYFRFIKAASGVTCLHLNQWREELAVSALQRSNESGDMGSDYRQFKRGQTALAFPMNFPRGYGAQKKVRAWMEEFQKLPYISPYEESRQIDPNSDLMEKRVVGVLHEILSLTLHKKTKRNYLRSLREELNLPHKFTRLFTRYPGIFYLSLKCKTTTVALREGYQRGKVVNPHPLARHREKFYHVMRTGLIYRNKGENRIPQEMLLNNVEDQIGQDESEEEDSDASESSFEEISELEESSDED, encoded by the exons ATGAAATTTAGGGCACACAATAGGTCGTTATACTCCAAGCTGAAACTACTGGTGTCGCACAACATAGCTTCTCCTCTCACCCATCGTTCTCAACAATACAGCTCAATAGCGAAGGTGAGGCTGAAATGGGTGAAGAACAGGAGCCTGGACCATGTCATTGATACAGAAACAGATCTCAAGGCAGCTTGCCTCCTCAAGGACGCTATCAAGCGCTCTCCAACGGGTTATCTCACTGCCAAGTCATTTGCTGATTGGCAAAAGCTTCTCGGCCTAACCGTCCCTGTTCTTCGCTTCATGCGCAG GTACCCAACCCTTTATAAAGAATTTCCGCATGCCCAATACGCGAATTTGCCTTGTTTTGGCTTAACGGATACTGCATTATTACTAGATTCACATGAGCAGAGTATACACCAAAATTACGCAAATGATACTGTGGAAAGGCTTTGTCGAGTGCTAATGATGATGAGAAATAGGACAGTGCCACTCAAATCATTACATCCTTTGAAATGGGACCTGGGTTTGCCTGATAACTTTGAGAAAAATTTTGTTCCAAAATACCCAGATTATTTTCGATTTATTAAGGCTGCTAGTGGGGTTACATGCTTGCATCTCAACCAATGGCGGGAGGAATTAGCTGTTTCTGCACTGCAGAGAAGTAATGAGAGTGGTGACATGGGCAGTGATTATCGACAGTTTAAGAGAGGGCAAACAGCTTTGGCTTTCCCTATGAATTTTCCGAGGGGCTATGGGGCGCAAAAGAAGGTGAGAGCATGGATGGAGGAGTTTCAGAAGCTTCCATACATTTCACCATATGAAGAGTCGAGGCAGATTGACCCAAATAGTGACCTTATGGAGAAACGAGTTGTTGGGGTTCTGCATGAGATATTGAGTTTAACGCTTcacaaaaaaactaaaaggaACTACTTGAGAAGTTTAAGGGAGGAGTTGAATCTTCCTCATAAGTTTACTCGACTTTTTACAAGGTATCCGGGGATTTTCTATCTCTCATTGAAGTGTAAGACAACTACCGTGGCTCTGAGAGAAGGTTACCAAAGGGGAAAAGTTGTGAACCCACATCCTCTAGCTCGTCATAGAGAGAAGTTCTATCACGTGATGAGGACTGGGCTAATTTATCGAAATAAAGGTGAAAACAGGATACCCCAAGAAATGTTGCTTAATAATGTAGAAGATCAAATAGGACAAGACGAatctgaagaagaagatagtGATGCAAGTGAAAGCTCTTTTGAGGAAATCTCAGAGCTTGAGGAAAGTTCTGATGAAGATTAG